TCGGATTTGAATTTAAGGAAGGGCGCTCTACATAAGAGCTGCTCTTTCTTTTTTTGCTGGGCTCTGTTTGGAATAAAAATATATTTATTCTTAATATTGCAAAATGAAGCAAGGTCTGATATTGTACTGTTTACAGATGACTTAAGTTGATATATACATTACATACTAACTTACCGGTCTTATTTTTTTATGAATGGTCGTAAGCGCTTACAGTTATCTGAACCAAAAATGGTAAAGGCGGTGTCAGAAGAATGGCTATAAAGAAAGGGTTCTGGAGCTTGAGCTTGCTTGTTCTGTTATTCAGCACAGTATTGTCAGGTTGTGCAGGTGGGGATGCTGACGGAGGCGGCTCAGCAGATCAAGAAGGAAAGACAACAATTACTTTTTGGCATTCGATGACAGAGTTGACGGGGGACGCCATAGCAGAAGTGATCAAGGCGTTCGAAGCAGAGCATACGGACATCAAGGTGAATTCGGTCTATATCGCCCAGCAGGGTGAAGGGAAGAACGAGAAGCTGCTTGCTGCGGTCGCGGGTGGAAATGCACCGGATGTGGCCTACTTTGACCGATTCGAAGTCGCTACTTGGGCGAATCAAGGCTCATTGACGGATTTAACCGAATTTGCGGCAAGGGATCAGATTACCGAGGATGGCTTCTACCCTTTTGCGTGGGAAGAAGCAAGCTATGATGGCAAGCTCTATGCGATGCCGACGTCGACAGATGCACGTCTTGTGTTCTATAACAAGGAGCATTTTGAACAGGCAGGGCTAGATCCTGAAGTGACGCCGAAGACCATCGAGGAGCTGGAGGCGGTAGCTGAGAAGCTTACAATCAAAGAAGGCAACCGGTTTAAGCAGATTGGCTTTATCCCTTGGTATGGGCAGGGATGGTTCTATGGCTGGGGATGGGCATTTGGGGGCGAATTCCTTGATGAGAACGGGAATGTAACCGCAGACCATCCGAAGAATATTGAAGCCCTTACCTGGATGGTGGATTACGCTAAAGAATATAACATTGAAGATATTGCTTCTTTTACAAGCTCTCAGGGAACCTCTACGATGGACCCTTTCTTCACCGGGCAATTGAGCATGCAAGTCTCAGGGCCATGGACTGTGTCACAGGCCAAGAAATTTAACCCTGATTTGAAGTATGGTGTGTTTCCGATGCCAACCCCTACAGGTGAGAATCACACGACCTGGTCCGGAGGATGGGCGACCGTCATGCCGAAGGGTTCGAAAAATCAGGATGCAGCGTGGGAATTCATGAAATTTTTATCCGGTGAGAAGGGTCAAGAAATCTTCAGCAGAATCAGTGGGGATTTTTCAATCAAGGATAAAGTGAATGAGCAGCTTGGGTACAAAGAGGATCCGATCTTTAAGGAATTCATTGATGTACTTCCCGTCTCCCATGCGCGTCCGGTTATGACACAAGGCTCTCTGTACTGGAACGAGCTGGCATCCGCAGTCGATCTGGCAACACGCGGCAAAGGAACGCCAGAAGAAGTGTTGAAGAAGGTTACCGATAATGTATCCAAGGCATTGAATGAATAATTTAGGTTCGTACGCTGCTGCACACCTATCATTCCTCACTTCACTCTAGTTGAACAGGAGGCGTAAATCTTGATTAAATCGGAACCGATCCGCACAGAGCATGTGAATATGAGACAAAAGGGCCGCAGACTGCATAGAGACAATATGTACGGCTGGCTGTTCGCTTCCCCTTGGGTTATCGGACTTCTCGTGTTCTTTGGGGCACCACTGGTCTCATCTCTATATTTCAGCCTAACCACATACAGCATCCTGCAGCCTGGTGAATTTGTAGGCTTCCAAAATTATGCATCTCTCATGAAGGACTCTGTGTTCTGGACATCCATCAACAATACCATTTACTTTGTCGTGTTTTTTGTTCCGCTCAGTATATTCTTTGGTGTGGCCTTAGCCATGCTGCTCAATATGAAGATTAGAGGAATGGCAGTTTACCGCACGATCTTCTTCCTGCCAACGCTGGTTCCGGCTGTCGCGATGGCTGTACTCTGGATGTGGCTGCTAAATCCTGGATTTGGTCTTGTCAACGGTATTCTGGACGGAATGGGGATACAAGGCCCGGCATGGCTCGGATCGGAGACCTGGTCCAAACCGTCACTGATCCTGATGTCTCTGTGGGGGATCGGTCAATCTATTGTGATCTATCTGGCAGGCCTGAATGATATTTCAAGTGACTATTATGAAGCAGCTGAGATTGATGGGGCAGGCTGGTTCAGCAAGGTGAAGAGTGTGACGCTGCCACTGCTCACCCCCGTTATTTTCTATAATCTGGTCATGGGTGTAATCAATGCGTTTCAGCAGTTTACGCTGCCCTACACACTAACGAATGGTCAGGGAACGCCAGCTGATTCCATGAAATTTTATGTGATGTATCTGTACGATAATGGATTCAAGTTCTTTAAGATGGGATATGCATCAGCGATGGCCTGGATCTTATTTATTATTGTGATGGTGCTTACAGCCGTAATCTTTGGTTCGTCCAAAAAATGGGTTCACTATCAAGGCGAATAGGGGGGATGGATATGACAGCCAAAACAGTACGTAATGTAAAACGAATCAGTGCCCATCTCTTTCTGCTTATTGCAGCTGTATTCTTTCTGGCCCCGTTTATCTGGATGGTGTCTACTTCACTGAAGCCGCTGGAACAGGTGTTCACTTTCCCGCCGGAATGGATTCCGAAGCCCTTCATGTGGAGCAATTATGTGGATGCCATGACCTACATTCCCTTCTTTACTTATTTAAAAAACACATTAATCATAACTGGCTTCAGCACGCTGGGCGTTGTCTTAACTTCGCCGCTGGTCGCTTACAGCTTCGCCAAGCTGCAGTGGAGAGGCAGCAAGACTTTATTCCTGATCACCATAGCCGTCATGATGATTCCTGGCCAGGTTACGATGATTCCGCTCTTTCTCTTGTTCGATAAGCTGAACTGGATTGGTACGCTGCTGCCATTGATCATCCCTGCTTTTTTCGGAGTTCCATTCTATATCTTTTTGCTGCGGCAATTTTTTATGGGATTACCTAACGAGCTGAAGGATGCTGCGAGAATCGATGGGGCCGGGGAGTTTCGGATTTACTGGCAGATTATGCTGCCTTTAGCCAAATCCGCTGTGCTGGCAGTCGGCTTGTTTCAGTTCATGGCGAGCTGGACGGATTTCATGGGACCACTGCTGTATCTGACCAATCCCGAGTCGTATACTTTATCGCTTGGATTGCAGCAGTTCCAAAG
This sequence is a window from Paenibacillus urinalis. Protein-coding genes within it:
- a CDS encoding carbohydrate ABC transporter permease, with product MIKSEPIRTEHVNMRQKGRRLHRDNMYGWLFASPWVIGLLVFFGAPLVSSLYFSLTTYSILQPGEFVGFQNYASLMKDSVFWTSINNTIYFVVFFVPLSIFFGVALAMLLNMKIRGMAVYRTIFFLPTLVPAVAMAVLWMWLLNPGFGLVNGILDGMGIQGPAWLGSETWSKPSLILMSLWGIGQSIVIYLAGLNDISSDYYEAAEIDGAGWFSKVKSVTLPLLTPVIFYNLVMGVINAFQQFTLPYTLTNGQGTPADSMKFYVMYLYDNGFKFFKMGYASAMAWILFIIVMVLTAVIFGSSKKWVHYQGE
- a CDS encoding ABC transporter substrate-binding protein, which produces MAIKKGFWSLSLLVLLFSTVLSGCAGGDADGGGSADQEGKTTITFWHSMTELTGDAIAEVIKAFEAEHTDIKVNSVYIAQQGEGKNEKLLAAVAGGNAPDVAYFDRFEVATWANQGSLTDLTEFAARDQITEDGFYPFAWEEASYDGKLYAMPTSTDARLVFYNKEHFEQAGLDPEVTPKTIEELEAVAEKLTIKEGNRFKQIGFIPWYGQGWFYGWGWAFGGEFLDENGNVTADHPKNIEALTWMVDYAKEYNIEDIASFTSSQGTSTMDPFFTGQLSMQVSGPWTVSQAKKFNPDLKYGVFPMPTPTGENHTTWSGGWATVMPKGSKNQDAAWEFMKFLSGEKGQEIFSRISGDFSIKDKVNEQLGYKEDPIFKEFIDVLPVSHARPVMTQGSLYWNELASAVDLATRGKGTPEEVLKKVTDNVSKALNE
- a CDS encoding carbohydrate ABC transporter permease, translated to MTAKTVRNVKRISAHLFLLIAAVFFLAPFIWMVSTSLKPLEQVFTFPPEWIPKPFMWSNYVDAMTYIPFFTYLKNTLIITGFSTLGVVLTSPLVAYSFAKLQWRGSKTLFLITIAVMMIPGQVTMIPLFLLFDKLNWIGTLLPLIIPAFFGVPFYIFLLRQFFMGLPNELKDAARIDGAGEFRIYWQIMLPLAKSAVLAVGLFQFMASWTDFMGPLLYLTNPESYTLSLGLQQFQSQKGTEWGLMMAVSTIMTAPIIILFFFLQKTFIQGITFSGIKG